In Mongoliitalea daihaiensis, one DNA window encodes the following:
- a CDS encoding methylmalonyl-CoA mutase family protein, with product MNQKLFEVFPKTSKEEWVTQVVKDLKGKDFEQALVSKTSAGLQVNPFFTDEDTQHLDVIKSYRNLINPISEIPGLDPRLWSNVHHVVITDEVSANKGILYALSNGADAIRVELKGGEDYSQLLKDVHLQYIQVFLDPQGDPTKIMQEFVQYLEEIQFPADQLHGAFMWGGLVYALRFKNSKSELVEDAYQLLELSQKYTYFKVVGIVGTYYHNAGATSVQEMGYAFGSWMGLAERLSQKGVSIASLAKKTFIGTAVGSDFFEEIAKVKVYRIFFHQLLSLYGVDYNAEEIFVYASTSQWTKTQKDVHTNMIRNTYEAMAAIIGGCNALHVLPFDQAVKDADRFSLRMSRNISSILQQESYLSKILDPTAGSYYIENLMLQLLEATKDKLSVIEQEGGWWHLYASLQMQEEIKLTRQERQQAVADGKTILVGVNKYPNKEDTSLSPIVVEEANWQVLPSRLSLLSEQ from the coding sequence ATGAATCAAAAGCTTTTTGAAGTATTCCCGAAAACTTCCAAAGAGGAATGGGTGACACAAGTTGTAAAAGATCTCAAAGGGAAAGATTTTGAGCAAGCACTTGTTTCAAAAACGAGTGCCGGTCTACAAGTGAATCCATTTTTTACTGATGAAGACACTCAACACCTAGATGTAATCAAATCCTATAGAAATCTTATCAACCCTATTTCAGAAATCCCTGGTTTGGATCCAAGACTTTGGTCCAATGTCCATCATGTGGTAATTACCGATGAAGTATCTGCCAATAAAGGGATCTTATATGCACTTTCAAATGGAGCGGATGCCATTCGGGTGGAGTTGAAAGGTGGAGAAGATTATTCACAATTACTCAAAGATGTGCACTTGCAATACATTCAAGTGTTTTTAGATCCTCAGGGTGACCCTACCAAGATCATGCAAGAGTTTGTGCAGTATTTAGAGGAGATACAGTTTCCAGCAGATCAATTGCATGGAGCCTTCATGTGGGGAGGTTTAGTGTATGCGTTACGCTTTAAAAATTCTAAATCAGAGTTAGTGGAGGATGCGTATCAATTGCTGGAGCTTTCTCAAAAGTATACTTATTTTAAAGTTGTTGGAATCGTAGGGACCTATTATCATAATGCCGGAGCGACTTCTGTCCAGGAAATGGGCTATGCATTTGGTTCTTGGATGGGACTTGCAGAGCGATTGAGTCAGAAAGGAGTTAGCATAGCATCGCTTGCTAAGAAAACATTCATTGGGACTGCTGTCGGTAGTGATTTTTTTGAAGAAATTGCTAAAGTAAAAGTCTACCGTATTTTCTTTCATCAACTTTTGTCCTTGTATGGGGTAGATTACAATGCAGAGGAAATCTTTGTTTATGCTTCTACGAGCCAGTGGACGAAAACCCAAAAGGATGTGCATACCAATATGATCCGAAATACCTATGAGGCCATGGCTGCAATCATTGGAGGCTGCAATGCCTTGCATGTGCTTCCTTTTGATCAAGCAGTCAAGGATGCTGACAGATTTTCTTTACGGATGAGTCGCAATATTTCTTCCATTTTGCAACAAGAAAGCTACTTGAGCAAAATCTTGGACCCCACGGCAGGAAGCTATTATATTGAAAATTTGATGCTTCAACTATTAGAGGCTACAAAGGATAAGTTGTCAGTGATCGAACAGGAGGGAGGCTGGTGGCATTTATATGCCTCTCTGCAAATGCAAGAGGAAATTAAATTAACAAGGCAAGAGCGACAGCAGGCGGTTGCTGATGGCAAGACTATTCTTGTTGGAGTCAATAAATACCCCAACAAAGAAGATACATCGCTTTCCCCAATAGTAGTTGAGGAGGCCAATTGGCAAGTTTTACCTTCAAGATTATCCTTGTTAAGCGAACAGTAA
- a CDS encoding 5'-nucleotidase C-terminal domain-containing protein codes for MRSTKLLLKPIPALFLGSILVACSPNLTPSGTGQFIGISETVEVKEEIQAFLEPFKISLEAEMNAVIGFSEEELNKSGVGESTLGNLITDYQKSYTEELLGHSIDISIMNNGGIRNVLPKGEITLGAIYEISPFDNYLHILEIDAAGIIELIKYASRGRNVGMAGLTYKTVDGEIEEIRIGGKELSTEQRYRLAANDYIANGGDNMTFLVSLNRIEETSIVLRDILIDRIKKETAQGNTIKAKIEGRQLIQ; via the coding sequence ATGAGGAGTACAAAGCTTTTGCTAAAACCTATACCTGCACTCTTCCTTGGAAGCATTTTGGTGGCGTGCAGTCCCAATTTAACCCCATCTGGCACAGGCCAATTTATTGGCATTTCAGAAACTGTGGAAGTAAAGGAGGAAATTCAGGCCTTTCTTGAGCCTTTCAAAATCTCCTTGGAAGCAGAAATGAATGCAGTAATAGGTTTTAGTGAAGAAGAACTCAATAAATCAGGCGTAGGGGAAAGCACTTTAGGTAACTTAATTACAGATTACCAAAAAAGCTATACAGAAGAGCTATTGGGCCATTCCATTGATATTTCAATAATGAACAATGGGGGTATTCGAAATGTACTACCCAAAGGTGAAATCACTTTAGGAGCCATTTATGAGATTTCTCCTTTTGACAATTATTTACATATTCTGGAAATTGATGCAGCAGGTATCATAGAATTGATCAAATATGCCTCCCGTGGCAGAAACGTAGGGATGGCTGGGCTCACCTACAAAACTGTTGACGGTGAAATTGAAGAGATTAGAATCGGTGGCAAAGAGTTATCAACTGAACAACGTTACCGACTCGCTGCCAATGACTACATCGCCAATGGTGGTGATAATATGACTTTTTTGGTATCACTAAACCGGATCGAAGAAACCAGCATTGTATTACGGGATATATTGATCGATCGCATCAAAAAAGAAACAGCTCAAGGCAATACTATCAAAGCAAAAATCGAAGGAAGACAGCTTATCCAATAA
- a CDS encoding bifunctional metallophosphatase/5'-nucleotidase produces the protein MNRRIFIKNTVLTGIGAGLMVENLWATPKVKKITILHTNDIHSRIESFPNDGSRNANQGGMNKLATVIESIRSSEEQVLLFDAGDVFQGTPYFNLYGGEIEFRLMSKMGYDAGTLGNHEFDNGLEGIEKQLVHAKFPHLIANYDFSNTLLKNAFEPYRIFQKGGVKIGAFGLGIQLEGLVGKKNYGATKYLDPVAVSKEMVQELRKKKCDIIVCLSHLGYSYRSNKIDDLKLAQEVEGIHLIIGGHTHSFLDRPTEVAGPNGSQTLVNQVGTGALRLGKIDFTFEGSSPLAHHNSKVIHI, from the coding sequence ATGAATAGAAGGATTTTCATCAAAAACACAGTTTTGACAGGAATTGGCGCAGGCTTGATGGTCGAAAATCTTTGGGCGACACCCAAAGTGAAAAAAATCACCATCCTGCATACGAATGACATCCACAGCCGCATTGAATCTTTCCCAAATGACGGCAGTAGAAATGCCAACCAAGGAGGAATGAATAAACTCGCCACAGTAATTGAGTCAATTCGTTCTTCTGAAGAACAGGTGTTGTTATTTGATGCTGGAGATGTTTTTCAAGGTACACCTTATTTCAATTTGTATGGTGGGGAAATTGAGTTTCGCTTGATGAGTAAAATGGGCTATGATGCTGGAACCTTGGGTAATCATGAATTTGACAATGGTTTGGAAGGAATAGAAAAACAATTAGTTCACGCCAAATTCCCACACTTGATAGCCAATTATGATTTTTCCAATACTTTGCTTAAAAATGCTTTTGAACCTTACAGAATTTTCCAAAAAGGGGGAGTGAAAATTGGAGCATTTGGACTGGGTATTCAGTTGGAAGGTTTAGTTGGAAAGAAGAACTACGGCGCTACCAAGTACCTTGATCCAGTAGCGGTGTCAAAAGAAATGGTTCAAGAACTGCGGAAGAAAAAATGTGACATCATTGTCTGCCTTTCTCATTTAGGTTATTCTTATCGAAGCAATAAAATAGACGACCTCAAACTTGCTCAAGAAGTAGAGGGTATCCATTTGATCATAGGAGGTCATACACACTCATTTTTGGACAGGCCAACGGAAGTTGCTGGCCCAAATGGATCTCAAACACTGGTGAATCAAGTAGGTACAGGAGCACTTCGACTAGGAAAAATCGACTTCACTTTTGAAGGTTCTAGCCCGCTAGCACACCATAACTCGAAAGTTATCCACATTTAA